The Rhodamnia argentea isolate NSW1041297 chromosome 7, ASM2092103v1, whole genome shotgun sequence genome contains the following window.
AAAGATCAAGGTGCTTAAATAGACCCGTGACCTCCTCATCCATCTCCGAAGCACGTCTCGAGGGCGGCTGCTGCTTGTTCGGTGTTCTCCATTTCCTCGATAAGCCAACAATGTTGATACTGATGCAGCAAATTTTGCAGGGTTGATTCTCCTACAAGGAGTCCCCAAATCTAGTACAGTGCAATGGAACTTCAGGCTTCTCAAGTCCCAAAGCCTCACTAACCCTAGGTCCATACATAAAGCAGCAGAATATACACGGACTTACTAATGCTTCAACTCCATTTACGCACCCGGAGAAGGGAAACTCATTTACGCAGCCTTCCAAGGCACTACTTCTCAAAGTTTGTTTTCTCTGTCACTCACTCGAGAAAGACCTAGCCAACGGTGAGATCCATCGGGATAGGTTGGCGTATGGCACTTTGGGTTAATATCGTCAAAAATCCCGACCTAGTATATATGCagtaaatttacttcaaattaattttttccacaacaaaaaatcccaaattaatttttcgacTACAGAAAACCCTAAGCTGAtgcacttatgacaaatttactctccattaaTTTTTACTAAGTTAGGTTAGTGCCACGAACAACTccaaaattggtacatttgtgataaatggagagtaaaaactccaaatcgatATCTCGTCACCTGTCCCACAtgccatctaactcagcaatttagcCGGAAATTAACAGAAATTaaagatgtaccggtttgatgTTGAATTCAATATGGGTTTGCTTGCTGAAACTGGTTCAATTTATGTTCCTGGTCTGGGGGGCCAGCATGTCGTGGTCAGGTGGCAGGATTGCATATAACACCTGCATTATATGCGGTCTCTCTTAgcaaagaaaattcagaaatgaCAAGTAACCAATGGCTCCACTGATCCCATGTAACTTCAGCAGCGAGGCTGTGGTTGGAGCCTTCGACGACGTAGCCTTCTTTGAACGGGGTGTTCTCCACGTTCGAACATGACTCGTAGATGTCAGAGGAGGTGTCTGCAGGTTCGAGTCAAATGCCCGTTTAGTGTCCGATGCGTGGAGCTCTCAGCTTCCAGGCAGCTACGGTTTCTCGTTGCCTCGACTTCAAAATCTGAAATTGTACCAGAAGTCTCATCTTCCAATGGAGAGCTATTTGGCAAAATAGTACCCAGATAACAAAACACTGAAAAAGCTGCATTCCAAGGTATTCGGTGATCAAGTCCTACGGGCGGACCTGTCTCTTGGCGTCAAACCAATGCGAGCTTACGCTGCTTGCGGCAAACCGGGGACCGCCGGCCACGTATTCGATGAAGTTTGTGACAGGAACATGATTATTTACAATGTCATGATCAGGAGCTATATGAACAACTGCCAGTATGTGATGCACTGTTGCTTTTCGAAGACATGTTGGGCTGTGGATATGTTCCCGATAATTACATACCTTTGTCATGCTCCCGGTCATAATAAGGTGGCCGCTTATTCTACtctgttgttttttttgggAGCTTAGTTGCAGAGATGTACGGGAAATGCGGTTGTCTAGCGGAAGCACATCGAGTTCTTGATGAGATGCCCAGAAGAGATGTAGCTCCGTGAAACTCAATGGTTGCTGGTTACGCACAGAATGGTCAGTTTGACAATGCCTTGAGTGTTTGTAGGGAAATGGAATTATTAAAGGTAGGGTACCATTCTGGAACAATGGCTAGCCTCTTGCCGGCTGTGAGTAACGCATCGCCGGTAAGTGCTGAGTATGTGGAGAAGATATTCTTGAAGATGGATAAAAGTAACTTGATCTCTTGGAATGTCATAATTGTTGTCTATGTGAATAATTCGATGCCCACCAAAGCTGTCGATCTCTTTTCACGGATGGAAGTGCATAAAGCTGGGCCAGATGTCACTAACTTTTGCTAGTATTCTTCCAGCTAGTGGAGATCTCTCTGCTCTAtcattaggaaagaaaattcatgTGTGTGTGGAAAGGAAGAAGCTAGGACCAAATTTGTTGTTAGAGAATGCTTTATGTATGCTAAGTGTGGTTGTTTGTCTGATGCAAGGCAAGCGTTTGACAAATTAATTGTACGAGAAGTCATTTTGTGGACTTCAACGATCTCCGCAGATGGCATAAGCGGGCTTGGTCATGATGCAGTGGCTCTTTTTTCGAGAATGCGAAATTCAGGTCTTGATCCAGATTCCATTGCTTTTGTGTCTTTTCTGTCCGCTTGCAGTCACGCAGGACTGCTGGACGAGGGGCATCATTACTTTAATCTAATGATCGAGGAGTATGAGATAGAACCACGTTTAGAACACTTCTCTTGCATGGTTGACTTGTTGGGACGTGCTAGGAAAGTAGATGAGGCATGTAATCTCATCCAGAAAATGCCGATGGAGCCTAATGAAAGAGTTTGTGGAGCTCTCTTGGGTGCCTGTCGGGTCTACTCAAACATGAAAATTCGGCTTCTGGCTGCTGATTGTCTCTTTCAATTGGTTCCGGAGCAGTCGGGTTATTATGTTCTTTTGTCCAACATATATGCAAAAAGCTGGTAGATGGCAAGATGTAGCAAAGGTTAGATCAACCATGAAGAGTAAAGGAATCGACAAAGCACCTGGTGTTAGTAATTTGAGCTTAACAACATAGTCCACACCTTTCTTGCTGGTGATCAATCTCATCCAGAGTCCATAGGAATCGACGAAAAATTAGACATACTAGTGGGGAACAATGAGAGAGCTCGGTTATGTCCTGAGACAATTTCAACACTTCATGATGCAGAGGATGAAGATAAGGATGGTCATCTAGCAGTTCACTGTGACAAGCTGGCGATTGTGTTTGCTATCCTAATTCTGAGCCAGGGATACCgattaaaattaccaaaaatcttCTTGGGGATTGCCATACTGCATCCAGGCTAATATCTAAAATCACACAGCGTGACATAATCATCAGAGACAACAATAGATTTCACAATTTTGCAAATGGAGTCTGGATCTTGTGGAGATCATTGGTGAGATTCCACATGATTTCTCTTCCTTTCATCACCAGGGAGTACTGATATGAGGAGAAGTTTTGGAGGCGCAGAAAGAAGGATACATCCTGACCATATCAAGTAATGATCCTGTCGAAGGTGTTTAAGGAGATCCTCTCGAAGATACTGAAGGAGGCGATTACTTCATGAGTTCAACGTTATAATTCGCATGATTGCAATGACTGTCAGCCTTCAATAATTATATcagttcatttttcttttgctttttctggtACATGAAACTAACAAAAGCACCGGCATAATAATCCAAACACCCGTGAACCGATGTGCTCGTGTGATTTCAGAATAAGCAATAGGCTCTGCAATGTTTGGAAACAGAAAGAAGTGGCAAGCTTCACACTTGACTAGTGTTCCTTGCCAGAGGTCAGAATTTTTGGACTAATGGAACAGTTATCTCCTGTTTGGAACATCGGTTGCTCCAACTTTACTTGGATCCAACAAATTACATGCTACTTCAATGGTACCATCACCATGAAGGAGTGCCATGGCTTTCACTGACGGAAGTCCGCCTCCTCATCAACTTACTTGTTTTGCGATTCTTCGGATAGTGGCTATATCACTAGAATAGACAGGGACATTGAAGTTATCTACCCATCAAGTCACTCTGATCACAATGACTCTCCTTCCTTGGGCTGCTCGAGGTGGACCTTCCTCTGGCTTCAGGGGCAAGAACTACGAATTTTGGCCGCCTATCCACAGGTTTCCACTCTCATTAGGCTTGAAATGCCCCAACTCTCGTCTGATTGAATCGAGTGTCCTTCCATCTTCATGAGCCGCTCCATACAGAAACGCAGGTACTGCAGGTATAAAAACATTAACCCTGATGCAGAGCGAAGAAATGGTCGTCTCTTCAAGTGCTATGGAGTCCAAAGGACTTCTTGATGAAGTACATGTAGAAATACCAGAGAACAACAATGCAAAAAAAGCCAGACTAAAATCTTTCCGATTTGTTGTCTCTAAACAAATACTTTTCGCTTTAGCAAGCTATCAGATGAGAGTACACAAACCTTGAAGACCAGAGCCAATGTCAACTTCCAAGGACTTTGCAATGGCAAGCTATCAGACGAGAGTACACAAACCTTGAAGACCAGAGCCAATGTCAACTGCCAAGGACTTTGCAATGGCGGCCACTTGGTCCAGAGACGTCTGACCCAAGGGATGGAAGCAGATATGTTCAACAACCCCAAGCGAATACAGCACTTCTCAAGGGACATGAATCTGCGGGTGACTTCTGAGCCAATCTAGACACAACCGTGTAGCTGACTCTATTGTAGATTTCATCTTCAAACCTGTTGAGCACTGCTGCTTCTGGAAATAGTTTAGCAGCTTGTTCAGCCTCAAGTGCAGACCTGTTTCGGCTTTCAGAGATGTACACCTTTTGCAGCAGGCAAGCTTCATTTTCAACATCTTTCGCAGCTTCACTTGCCTTCAAAAGCTGCGCAAACAGAAAAAAACCAGTGACTAAACTTTCCGAAAACGTAACAATGGCGATACCCCTTAATATATCTCAATACAGATTCTTTCCACAAaggaaaatctaaatatttcagACAGCAAATCAACATTGCTGACCCGGCAAAGAAAGAGAACTTGAAAATCTCCTCTTCAACTCAATTACATCACTTTTCCCATAACAAGATTGATTGACATGATCAACATGAAAATACCGCCGATTCAGAATCTTGTATTGATTTCCGTTGCTCAGCGCCTGCCCGCACTGCCCTAGCATTCAGCATAAAGCCCCTCGAAAAAACTTACCAAATACCTCAAATTTTCCCCAAAGTAAAGCCTCTTAAGAAAACTGAACCAAACACATCCTAAATCGTTGCGCTCATGTTGCATAGGCtagaaaaatatgtttcaaacGTTTTCCTTTACTCGGTCACATGGAATTGATCTTGACCCTTTTCCACTGGCCAACTTCGATGAATACTTTTTTTAAACAGGAACTAACATCAGGAGGAACGTCATTGCTTCGCATGTCGATCCTTCCTCATAGCGATGAGTCAATGAAATGATTCTGTAATCCATCTTTCCATGTCCTTCCACACAAAAGCCTCAACTTTTCAGAGCGCAGGAATCAtgcacgattcatggatcattCTCATGTTAACCTACACATCATCACCTACCTGCTTTAATCTTGCGATATTCTTATCATGCGCTGAGTTTACTTCCATATGTTGCGAGGAAAAAGATGCAAGGACTGACGGATCTATGAGGGACTATTGTTAGGCTCGAGCATCCAAAATCAGACGCCTTGAATCTTCTACGCAGCTTAATAGACATTGTACCGTCAGGCTAAATAGATATTAGTCTCCTACTGAAGAGTGGAGACGCATGCTTCCTGCATTTGAGGCATGTTCAAGCTCCAAAACCAGAGAAAATCCATGAAATATTTGGCATAATGTAAGATGCTCCTAATATCTATATGcaatttaaatgatttttttttttagggggtgAGCTCTATCCCAAATTTTCTATGCTATAAATAACTAAATGGGGTGTCAAAATTTAAGTATCAATAGTTGATGAAGTTATTCCACAACGGGGAAAAAGAacgggaagatgaaaatgaaagtagCCCACATAAGTGGCATGATGTGGAGAAATGCCACGGAAGAGTTCAAGGCTTTGCGTGGGTATGATTCCTTCCTTATTGCAGGGCTATGTGGGAAGAAATGGGACCCTGGCCAGAGTTGGGCGAGGATCGCCAGCCTCTACCTAGCCAGTGGCCAACTCCCACCAACAATGGCCGGCGACAGCCTTTGCTTTTGTGttgctcttttattttttttatgaattgattaaaataaaagttatattaaaaatcaaatttggaccaaGTTATCGCTACGtaatagagagaaaatattcaaaaaaaaattaggtcagTACTTTTCgttataaattttaggattacaGGATATGAACcgataaaaaatgaataaatttgcGCTAACGATATAAAGGGGTatgttctctctcttcctctcaccATATAACAGGCTGATCTAGggctttttatattttttctttggtgCTCTTCTCTGTTTCCCGCCTCACTCTCCCTCCCTCTATCTCTCTTTAAGAGTctgctcttttcttcttcttctcttttgctaATTCATCATCAAGCTCCATCATTCACACACGCAATGTTGCGAAAACCTTTCCATGCTTGGAGGATCAAGCAAGAAATCCAGAAATTGACAGCCGTTCGCACGCCTCCAGTTCGTGAATCGCCTGGCTCGCCCACTCGCCCCACTCCACTCGCCTCGCTCTCTCCACTCCCGCCTCTCTTCTTCTACTGCCAGAACTTCCCACCCACGTCTCACTTTCGTTTTACCCACCAAAGTCTCTCCACCTCTGCGGCTTACTACTACTCTCGTGCGCCAGAGCCCAAGACCGAGCCCAATACCCACCTCGAGGATCCGAATCTCGGCGAGGGATTCTGTCGCGGGAGGACGCCACCTGAGGAACGCGTCTCGATCTTCACGTGCCTGGGTGAGTACGGCAAGTGCTCCGTGTTCTGTTTCTGGACCAAACATAACTCTCGGGTGAGTTTTGTGAGCTCCAAATTTTGGATTTGGAATGAAGTCTGAATGAAAATTGACATGATACTTGGATTTTGGCTTGATGATCTGTTTGGTTGCCCACAAAATTATCAGGGTATAACCTGGGTATACTCTGCAAAGTATCCGTTTAAAGTTATTGCGGCAAGGCAAGTTCACGCGGTAAATGTAATGATGTGGCTTTGGTTGCAGGAATTGTCTAGAGAAGAAGCCATGGTGTTCAATTACGCGGGACCAAATGTAATTGAGGGTTTTATTGATGCTAAATGATGGGTTTTTCCTGTTTTGTGCATTGTTTTATGCTTGAGAACGAACGCTGGGTTTCTGTTTGAGTGCAGGTGGCATCTTTGGAGCTATTGCCGTGCCATCTGGGAATGATTGAACGGCAGAAGCGGAATCCGAAGGTgtgtcttttttgaatgtttaacGTGTTCCTCCCCCAAGCAAGAAGTTTGGTGACACTCACAAGCATTGACAAATTAGTGGATGACAATAGTTTTTCATAGGTTGTGCGATACTGGAACTGCCTGCACAATATCTTACCTTTTTACCCATAGATTCTCTACCTTAATGCTGTAATTCTAATTCACATCTTGTTGGTTTTCCTTTTGACGAAGCACCAGTATATCGAGTGTAGCTTGACATATattttgtggcaaatttttgTCATGGAAGTGAATTAGTGTACATTAAATGCTCTTTTGATCATCATTTGATACAAATCTAAAGGATCAATTTCAATTTGCCTCCACCTGTGGGTGGTTTCTAATGGTGGATCCAACCCAACCACTATCCTTTATGACGCGTCATGATTCAAGGCATGTTTTTCTGCAATCTCTTTCCAGTTTTAATTGCCATAACTTATGAGGTGTCTGGTTTAGACCAACTTTTATGTCAGCATTAGTCTGTTTGCTGTATCCTTTTGCATCTCTTTTAGCTGGACTCAACATGTGTCCGTTCTGAAATTTATCAGGTTCTTAATAGGCTTGAGGTATATCCCAGAGATGTGTATCATGTAGCAATGGAAGAACTAAAGACGTATGGTGGCAAGGTTATGCTTTTCCCACAACAAGTATTGccctcttttcccttcttttctaaGGTGTTCTGTTGCTGTTCTAAGCAATGGCTGCAAGAGATGCTTATATGTAATAGTTAGGGTGTAATTCATCCTACATGCATGTACTTCCAAGGAAACGCAACACTATCCTTTTGAGCAGCTGAGCGTAACCACTTCATTCTGAAGGAACCATGTCGATTTCCTACACTAGAGGAGGGCTAAGAATCAAAAAGTCAATTTAACTCACATATATCCTTCTGGATCTCACTTCTGTTATTTATTATGTTCCTAATAAGCTTGAGGTCTATCTGGGACGTCGGTTTCGTGTAGCATATGAAGAAGCAATGAAGTATGGCGTCGAGGTTATAATGCGTCATTTCACACTACAAGTATTGCCtcttttcccttccttctcttAGGTATTTTGTTGCTGTTCTAAGTGATGGCTGTGGAGAGCGTTTGGCTTCAACGATTGATACTCAGAAATTGACTTGAGAGTCACTTGTTATGTAATAGTTGGCTGAGAATCCAAAAGTGAATCCAACCCACTTATGTTGTTGCATTttcaatagttgatcgactttTGTGGACATTGTGAATCTTCATAGATGATTACCATATTTGACTTCTATTTGGATTACCCTTAGTTGCAATCTGGAATTGCAGTTTTTTGATGCTCCAGATATTCAAAGCATTATTCATCGATTTACTTTAGTTCGTGCTCTTTAAATTCCTTTCACTTAGGTGTGGGTCTTTTGTCGAAATTAAAtggctttccttttttccttttatttattatttcttgttaAGGGTATTCAAATTTATATTATCAGTTAGAAAAGGCTATATAATAATTTATGGTTGGAATAGTAAAATGAAGTATTCAGATTCCGTTTAGAAAAAAACCCCAATTggtaatatatttatgattacTACTTATATTGTAGATTAtaacatcttttttttataataagagagtaatcttaaatttttaatcagCGAGTAATATGAGAAATACGTCGTCgagtaatcttaaactttttttcttttcaaccaaaaaaaaaaaaaaaacatcgtcGAATATTTGGCATTGGTAGAAgacatgaattgaattgaaaaagaagtaaaGTCGTGGGAAAAAGACGTAGTATTAGTGTCATTTGTCCTGTATATGCTGCTTCCCTATTCTCTAGTATGACTTTGCTCTATGATTATCACAGGTTGTCCTGTGTGATAAAATGCCACTCAAGCGAAAGATATATAGATTGGAAGATTCACTACTTTGGTTTGACGATGTAAGATTTATCGCGTTAGATCTCATTCCGTTGCAAGTGCTTCTTGTATGTGGTATTGTGGACCATTAGAAGTTTTTCCACGTTGCATGTGGCGGTTAGTTTTAATATTTGATGGTTTATACATGCTAAATCGTGTCAtgagtattctttttttttttttcttgtctgatGTTTATTTATGTTTAACTTGTTTTGTTGCTTCTGTCAGTGTGGGAGTGTGCTTCTAGCTGGTCCTTGGAAAATACAGACCATTCCGTCAAAATGCTCTCGTCTGTGGTGTCTTTGTGTGTTGCAGTTGCTGGATTGGATCCAATcttggatgaagaaatgaaaggagAGATGATTCTGTTGGATGACGTTTGGGGACGGTCAAGGTAGGCGTGATGAAGGTAGATCACATAGGGATCGGTACGTAACTGTATTGTATTTGTAGTAGATGAAGTACTGTTGAACAGCTCAGCTTGTTCAAAATTGTGTGATGAGAACACAAATTCTCTATTAAATTTACGAAAGACAACCAAGGACTTCTATCAAAAGCTTTTGTCTGCATAGGGTGAAGATGTGGAATGTACTGCATATTTAAGATCACCGTGCCTACTGGTTTTGCTGCTATGGTTGTGTCGTTATTTTTATCCCTTAACCAAGTTAGTACCCCCTTCT
Protein-coding sequences here:
- the LOC115728150 gene encoding uncharacterized protein LOC115728150 isoform X5 encodes the protein MIERQKRNPKVLNRLEVYPRDVYHVAMEELKTYGGKVMLFPQQLEVYLGRRFRVAYEEAMKYGVEVIMRHFTLQVVLCDKMPLKRKIYRLEDSLLWFDDCGSVLLAGPWKIQTIPSKCSRLWCLCVLQLLDWIQSWMKK